The Paenalcaligenes faecalis genome has a window encoding:
- a CDS encoding WYL domain-containing protein yields the protein MNNSTPTKLENINQTQQERLFHIDFKLRFLGVVNRNDLVSRFGIKAAAATRDISLYKELAPDNLIYDTKAKTYIGTNQFQPLFYYQGSQALSALCYGLGDDHVAESSSLVTAESPTQLNFPNLDILAEITKAIHQKKALSISYRSLSSGLTQREIVPFALVNNGLRWHVRAYDRKRSRFTDFVINRIASPKLLCTEIKKSETKESDIQWNRIVEMHIVPHPNLQYPHTIETEYGMTNGMLKIQVRAAVAGYVLRHWNIDCSPAHELQGPEFHLWLKNTPTLYGVENLAIAPGFRAS from the coding sequence TTGAATAACAGCACCCCAACTAAACTAGAAAACATCAACCAAACGCAACAAGAGAGACTATTTCACATAGATTTCAAACTACGTTTTCTAGGAGTGGTTAACAGAAATGATTTAGTCAGTCGGTTTGGTATTAAAGCAGCAGCAGCCACTCGGGATATTTCCTTATACAAAGAGCTAGCTCCTGACAATCTTATCTACGATACGAAAGCCAAAACCTATATCGGAACAAATCAGTTTCAGCCCTTGTTTTATTATCAGGGAAGCCAAGCGCTATCTGCTTTGTGCTACGGTCTAGGAGACGACCATGTGGCAGAGAGTAGTTCTTTAGTTACAGCAGAATCACCAACACAACTCAATTTTCCTAATCTGGACATTCTGGCTGAGATAACCAAGGCTATTCACCAAAAAAAGGCATTGAGCATTAGCTACCGCTCACTTTCCAGCGGTTTAACCCAACGCGAAATTGTTCCTTTTGCTCTCGTAAATAACGGTCTTCGCTGGCATGTACGCGCCTACGACCGCAAACGTAGTCGGTTTACCGACTTTGTGATTAACCGTATTGCCAGTCCGAAGTTACTCTGCACCGAGATAAAAAAGTCAGAAACCAAAGAAAGTGATATTCAATGGAACCGTATTGTCGAAATGCATATCGTTCCTCATCCAAACCTTCAGTACCCACACACAATAGAGACCGAGTACGGTATGACAAATGGGATGCTGAAAATACAGGTACGGGCAGCTGTCGCAGGATACGTGTTAAGACATTGGAATATTGATTGCTCTCCGGCCCATGAGTTGCAGGGTCCTGAATTTCATTTATGGCTAAAAAACACCCCCACCCTCTATGGCGTGGAAAATCTAGCTATCGCGCCAGGTTTCAGAGCATCATAG
- a CDS encoding DUF4194 domain-containing protein has protein sequence MTNHTPPNSFFSMVTGKSDQELHSEDDERNSVVAGDCHALDDPVSKASNGDIEDQPVKSNELGLITENVRSSDSDMPHDARRVLVYLMRQGSIMASKKPKLFEQLCRYELAIRKHLSEVYLQLVLDQKSGVAFVASTTSEHSGNIEDDRLEDEALDSDESATLIPKRTLSLFDTLILLVLRKHYQDRETAGEQKITIDIERLDSYLTPFLPITDHASKDRKKLLVRVKEMVKRKILSAIRGEEERYEVTPIIRYVVNADFLETMLAEYTALAQEHRNETGLDGGEQK, from the coding sequence ATGACGAACCACACGCCACCCAATAGCTTCTTCTCGATGGTGACAGGTAAATCCGATCAAGAGCTACATAGCGAAGATGATGAAAGAAATAGCGTGGTAGCGGGTGATTGCCATGCTTTAGATGATCCAGTTTCAAAAGCTTCGAATGGAGACATCGAAGATCAGCCAGTGAAAAGCAACGAGCTAGGGCTAATAACGGAGAACGTCAGATCCAGTGATTCTGATATGCCACATGATGCCCGACGAGTTTTGGTTTATCTGATGCGGCAGGGCTCCATTATGGCATCAAAAAAACCGAAACTATTTGAACAGCTCTGTCGCTATGAATTAGCAATACGTAAGCATCTATCTGAGGTTTACCTCCAGCTAGTACTGGATCAGAAATCTGGTGTGGCGTTTGTAGCCAGTACTACCTCAGAACATAGTGGCAATATTGAGGATGATAGGTTGGAAGATGAGGCGTTGGATTCTGATGAGTCAGCTACCTTGATCCCAAAGCGTACCCTTTCCCTGTTTGATACGTTGATCCTACTGGTTCTAAGAAAGCATTATCAGGATCGAGAGACAGCGGGAGAACAAAAAATTACGATTGATATTGAACGCCTGGATTCCTATCTAACGCCCTTCCTGCCCATAACGGATCATGCTTCCAAAGACCGAAAAAAGCTATTGGTCAGAGTAAAAGAGATGGTTAAACGGAAAATCTTGTCGGCGATCCGAGGCGAAGAAGAACGATACGAAGTCACTCCCATCATTCGTTATGTAGTTAATGCTGATTTTTTGGAAACAATGCTGGCTGAGTACACGGCGCTAGCTCAAGAGCACCGTAACGAAACAGGTCTAGATGGGGGTGAGCAGAAATGA
- a CDS encoding ATP-binding protein: MTADLFKNSAPISVNEIGNSISRNDLFSQGQIRLSELSVFNWGSFHGLHTAAIDPEGTLVTGDNGAGKSTFIDGLMALLLPAGKATFNVAAAQGDRSDRSLLSYMRGSFGSTHDGASTRVKSKREKGVVTGLRALYRADDGSCITLGALFWTTSATNTLSDVKRVYLVAKRNLQLKELLDAFGEGNTRQLKQWLRDDPAITDCDSNFSDYQELYRKHLYIDNKNAPALLSRALGLKKIDDLTKLIRELVLEPSGVKEDAKNVVEEFADLVAIHEQLIDAKEQYSHLSRLPELAESIEKATESLGLLLLEKSNLSTYFGEALSILWAKKREDIDKALDSISREIRSIEIDESDAQSSLEKRHEEYLNVGGDKVESLKKDIDHAQENLKGVIRQSSNYQSDCQNLGLSADITESAFLVNKTLADGQAENLEQLRNQGLKSFAEVRAELSRNESAVKEIENDIREIEARPNSNIHKDYQKLRDQIVNSLNMSADDLLFIGELLDVKEEERSWQGAIERALGGLKLTLLVPQRSYSMVTRWLNVRHTGLYVRVQTVLGVQSDYVEFSEKGFLRKLVWKEHAYRDWLKKYLSKYDLQCVAGTDELDATPFSMTKEGLIHKEKGRFEKKDQTRIDNRRDWYLGFSNKSRLALLQNDKNELEQACVELKKRDRKSLDELQKISDQEKLWDRLRSYTWEQINAPYWQRRLERFKTDLNALEKSGGDLEVARSRWDAAKEHLKEIQDSKGQLLTKKGSLGNNKSHAQEQQHKHQRLAAAGMTDEVRQLLQSRVGEIRLEEAHREVDFEKAIDRELDKRRLTKSTAENVANGIMGSFRGKDKWQPITVDWPIGLEGLQYYLEHYTYIETEGLPELIDQFQERLNKHATQSLARIKTKLESEREDILERIDTINRVLKRTEFKQGSHLRLGSKREKYPHVLEFERKVRSALSHATSDDHEARFRLLSDVVDILDKASAPGTSTNEESKRLLDPRYQMSFFAEEVDSQTLEIRDVLESSSGKSGGEKESFAGTIVAASLAYVLTPNGYDKPIYCTVFLDEAFSNTAEAVSRRVLRVFKELHIHVNLITPYKNLNLARESARSLLIAERNQTLHESHLCEVTWEEIDQRMAQQKQSAQLKEITGEIELKELGNTEVKPSNV, encoded by the coding sequence ATGACTGCTGATTTATTCAAAAACTCCGCTCCGATTTCTGTCAATGAGATCGGTAACTCAATCTCCAGAAATGATTTGTTTTCTCAGGGGCAAATAAGACTGTCTGAGTTGTCAGTGTTCAACTGGGGGTCGTTTCATGGATTACATACTGCTGCTATCGACCCGGAAGGAACATTGGTAACGGGAGACAATGGTGCGGGAAAATCGACTTTTATTGATGGGTTGATGGCTCTTTTGCTACCGGCAGGCAAAGCAACGTTCAATGTCGCCGCAGCGCAAGGTGATCGCTCTGACCGCTCGCTCCTGTCTTATATGCGAGGAAGTTTTGGCTCGACCCATGATGGCGCCTCAACTCGTGTAAAAAGCAAACGGGAAAAAGGCGTTGTTACTGGCCTGAGAGCACTTTATCGAGCTGACGATGGGTCTTGTATCACTTTAGGGGCACTTTTCTGGACGACAAGCGCAACAAATACACTGAGTGATGTAAAGCGTGTGTATCTTGTCGCCAAGCGTAATCTTCAACTTAAGGAGCTTCTCGATGCTTTTGGTGAAGGTAATACGAGGCAACTCAAACAGTGGTTACGGGACGATCCTGCCATAACAGATTGCGACAGTAATTTCTCAGATTATCAAGAGCTATATCGAAAGCATCTCTACATAGACAACAAGAATGCCCCCGCATTGTTGTCGCGAGCACTTGGTCTAAAGAAGATTGATGATTTGACTAAGTTGATTCGTGAGTTAGTGCTCGAACCAAGCGGTGTGAAAGAGGATGCGAAAAATGTTGTTGAGGAGTTTGCCGACCTTGTGGCAATACACGAACAGCTGATTGATGCGAAAGAGCAGTACAGCCATTTAAGCAGATTGCCTGAACTAGCGGAGTCCATCGAAAAAGCCACCGAGTCTTTGGGTTTGTTATTGCTGGAAAAAAGTAACCTCTCAACATACTTTGGTGAGGCCCTTTCAATTCTTTGGGCGAAAAAGCGAGAAGACATAGATAAAGCGCTGGATTCAATATCAAGGGAAATTCGTAGTATAGAAATTGACGAAAGTGATGCCCAGTCATCTCTGGAGAAGAGGCATGAAGAGTATCTTAATGTCGGAGGTGATAAGGTTGAGTCGCTTAAAAAGGATATCGATCATGCTCAGGAAAACCTCAAGGGCGTTATACGGCAGTCATCAAACTACCAGAGCGATTGCCAAAACCTTGGATTAAGTGCAGATATTACTGAGTCAGCCTTCCTCGTTAATAAAACATTGGCCGATGGACAAGCTGAAAACTTAGAACAGTTAAGAAATCAGGGACTGAAATCCTTTGCAGAAGTTCGTGCCGAGCTAAGTAGGAATGAAAGCGCTGTTAAAGAAATTGAAAATGACATTCGAGAGATAGAAGCGAGACCCAATTCGAATATTCATAAAGACTATCAGAAACTGCGAGATCAAATCGTCAATTCGTTGAACATGTCAGCGGATGATTTGCTGTTTATCGGCGAGCTTTTGGATGTAAAGGAGGAAGAAAGATCTTGGCAAGGGGCGATTGAGCGCGCTCTGGGAGGGTTAAAGCTGACGTTGCTAGTACCCCAAAGAAGCTATTCGATGGTGACGCGTTGGTTAAATGTTCGGCATACAGGGTTGTATGTTCGTGTCCAGACTGTTTTGGGAGTTCAAAGTGACTACGTGGAATTCTCTGAAAAAGGGTTTCTTCGCAAGCTTGTCTGGAAAGAGCACGCTTATAGGGATTGGCTAAAAAAATACCTGAGCAAATATGACTTACAGTGTGTCGCCGGAACAGACGAATTGGATGCTACTCCTTTTTCCATGACCAAAGAGGGGTTGATACATAAGGAAAAAGGGCGGTTTGAGAAAAAGGATCAAACCAGAATTGATAACAGGAGAGACTGGTATCTTGGTTTTTCCAATAAGTCCCGGTTAGCCCTTCTTCAAAATGACAAGAATGAACTGGAACAGGCGTGTGTTGAGTTAAAAAAGAGGGATAGAAAATCACTGGATGAGCTACAGAAAATTTCAGATCAGGAGAAGCTGTGGGATCGCCTGAGATCGTACACATGGGAGCAAATCAATGCACCCTATTGGCAAAGACGCTTGGAAAGATTCAAAACGGATTTGAATGCGTTGGAAAAATCGGGCGGCGATCTTGAGGTGGCTAGAAGTCGGTGGGATGCGGCTAAAGAACATCTGAAAGAGATTCAGGATAGCAAGGGACAGCTTTTAACGAAGAAAGGGTCATTAGGAAACAATAAGTCTCATGCTCAAGAGCAGCAGCACAAACATCAGCGCCTAGCTGCAGCTGGAATGACAGATGAAGTGAGGCAACTGCTTCAATCCAGGGTAGGCGAGATCCGGTTAGAAGAGGCCCATCGAGAAGTGGACTTTGAAAAAGCGATTGATCGTGAATTAGACAAGAGACGTTTGACTAAGAGCACGGCAGAGAATGTCGCAAATGGGATAATGGGGTCGTTCCGAGGAAAAGATAAGTGGCAACCTATCACAGTTGATTGGCCTATAGGGCTGGAAGGGCTGCAATATTATCTGGAACACTATACCTACATTGAGACCGAAGGGCTTCCGGAGCTAATTGATCAGTTTCAAGAGCGTTTGAACAAGCATGCCACTCAATCATTAGCTCGCATCAAAACAAAGCTTGAATCTGAAAGAGAAGATATTTTAGAAAGAATAGATACGATAAACCGTGTTTTGAAACGCACTGAATTTAAACAAGGAAGCCATTTAAGGTTGGGTTCTAAACGTGAAAAATATCCACATGTGCTGGAATTTGAGCGAAAAGTCAGAAGTGCACTGAGCCACGCAACGAGCGATGACCACGAAGCTCGATTTAGGCTTTTGTCTGACGTGGTGGATATTCTTGATAAGGCGAGTGCACCGGGCACATCTACTAATGAAGAAAGCAAGAGGCTGCTTGACCCCCGTTATCAAATGTCATTTTTTGCTGAAGAGGTTGACTCGCAGACGCTTGAGATTCGAGATGTGCTTGAATCCAGCAGCGGAAAGTCGGGTGGTGAGAAAGAGTCATTTGCTGGCACTATTGTCGCTGCCAGCCTTGCTTATGTATTAACACCGAATGGATACGACAAGCCAATTTACTGCACGGTGTTTCTGGATGAGGCCTTTTCTAATACCGCAGAAGCGGTAAGTCGTCGGGTTCTTCGGGTCTTTAAGGAATTACATATACACGTTAATTTGATTACACCCTATAAAAATCTCAATCTGGCAAGGGAGTCTGCACGATCGCTACTCATCGCTGAGCGTAACCAGACGCTCCATGAAAGTCATTTGTGCGAAGTGACGTGGGAGGAAATAGATCAGCGCATGGCTCAACAGAAGCAATCAGCCCAGTTAAAGGAAATAACGGGTGAAATCGAGCTAAAGGAACTGGGAAATACAGAGGTTAAGCCTAGCAATGTCTGA
- a CDS encoding DUF3375 domain-containing protein, which produces MNFQGLQAKYRRLFAESAAWKLLRVDNAPYILAFIADLFSEESEVPYGRARILLDTEIERSRELGIWPTETSAATYLNQWIKNGWLREMDDSLTKTDASEIALRFCKGLDERNSGTTASHLRIVQEAVRDLAVAISPNVDERVTLLESKKAEIQREIDALQAGIVSPLSESEQRERIREIYQLASVLTGDFRRVEDEIRDLDKELRVQIIEGDISRGDVLLSVMEREALLSTTDAGSAFEGFFQLLCDQNRSMEFREQLRSILSRPVGQQLSDSQHQFLSHLMRELSRESERVFRVRRRTEESLRSYIESGAATETLAVDRLLSKLKRQALLLRNEELSLMTETGLSLPVGPIEIKSPESMRLRSPDDKLDTSGVEENANRREPSAHMLDCLDAVQVRQVAYQVLNTLRKHGPMSIARLADYHSLTSGLEELVAYLRVAKAVDATMLDENEDVIVVDKQGGRLKASIPIYLLSAELFPEDLDELAL; this is translated from the coding sequence TTGAACTTCCAAGGTTTGCAAGCCAAGTACCGGCGGCTATTTGCCGAGAGCGCAGCGTGGAAGCTGTTAAGGGTCGATAATGCGCCCTATATCCTTGCGTTCATTGCTGATCTTTTTTCGGAGGAAAGTGAAGTTCCCTACGGCCGTGCTCGAATTTTGTTGGATACCGAGATTGAACGTAGCCGTGAGCTCGGCATTTGGCCGACCGAGACGTCCGCAGCCACCTATCTGAATCAATGGATTAAGAATGGTTGGTTGAGAGAAATGGATGATTCCCTGACTAAGACTGACGCCAGTGAAATAGCGCTTAGATTTTGTAAAGGGCTCGATGAACGTAATTCCGGCACTACTGCTTCACATTTGCGTATTGTCCAAGAAGCCGTTCGTGACTTAGCGGTTGCAATTAGTCCTAATGTTGATGAAAGGGTGACGTTGCTTGAAAGCAAAAAGGCAGAGATTCAACGCGAAATCGATGCGCTCCAAGCGGGGATTGTTTCGCCTCTAAGTGAATCAGAGCAAAGAGAGCGCATCCGCGAAATTTATCAGCTGGCTTCTGTGCTGACGGGTGATTTTCGTCGAGTAGAGGATGAAATCAGAGATTTAGATAAAGAACTCAGAGTGCAGATAATTGAGGGGGATATTTCTCGTGGTGATGTCTTGCTTTCCGTAATGGAAAGAGAAGCATTGCTTTCCACTACTGACGCAGGAAGTGCGTTTGAGGGTTTTTTTCAGTTGCTGTGTGATCAAAACCGTTCGATGGAGTTTCGTGAGCAGCTCCGTAGCATTTTGAGTAGACCTGTAGGTCAGCAGTTATCCGATAGTCAACATCAGTTTCTTAGTCACCTGATGCGTGAGTTGAGCCGCGAGAGCGAAAGAGTGTTTCGTGTCAGGAGGCGTACTGAGGAGAGCCTGCGCTCATATATTGAAAGCGGCGCTGCTACAGAAACGCTGGCTGTTGATAGATTGTTGTCAAAGCTTAAAAGACAAGCTCTTTTGCTGCGTAATGAAGAGTTGAGTTTGATGACAGAAACGGGGCTTAGTCTTCCTGTTGGCCCTATTGAGATTAAATCCCCTGAGTCAATGAGATTAAGAAGCCCAGATGACAAGCTCGATACATCGGGTGTTGAAGAAAATGCCAATAGAAGAGAGCCAAGTGCACACATGCTTGACTGTCTTGATGCCGTTCAGGTGCGGCAGGTTGCCTATCAGGTTCTTAATACCCTGAGAAAACATGGCCCGATGTCGATTGCCAGACTGGCTGACTATCACTCTTTGACCTCAGGGCTGGAGGAGCTGGTCGCGTATTTGCGAGTAGCAAAAGCGGTAGATGCGACCATGTTAGATGAAAATGAGGATGTGATCGTAGTTGATAAGCAAGGTGGTAGGCTGAAGGCATCGATACCCATCTATTTATTAAGCGCCGAATTATTTCCAGAAGATCTTGACGAGCTTGCCCTCTAG
- a CDS encoding MvaI/BcnI family restriction endonuclease: MSDTQVAKNKAFLVKKGIEHSVFIPTETGLKKSILDATQEVRTHFDLVGFHDYSSQEQGPKSKIMKNGYLVTDTEQIPTSMSLYRPITKKGDPRMWFRGLASFAQAGERVAIVIFSGQAYLFNISTMDLESAFEIKNKIGEVLAEILEKNNPIAQELLIRLRDLAQQPIPAIIHGDTAVGMAVEHALGIQANSNKEPDYFGIELKSSRVKRRVSQSTRVNLFAQVADWNLSQLKSSAAILDAYGYEVGNERKLYCTVSAKSINSQGLCFLVELEEDLVKERHIKDEVISEVAVWQGEKLRERLKEKHTETFWIEAESSVINGIEHFLLKRVRHTRGPLLTQIVPLIAEGVITMDHLIKRNAKGRVSEKGPLFKIFPQDLGKLFPEEVEYLLN, from the coding sequence ATGAGTGATACACAGGTAGCAAAAAATAAAGCTTTTTTAGTCAAAAAGGGAATAGAGCATTCTGTTTTTATCCCTACAGAAACTGGTTTGAAGAAGTCGATACTTGATGCGACGCAGGAGGTTAGAACGCATTTTGATTTAGTTGGATTCCATGACTACTCTAGCCAAGAGCAGGGACCTAAATCAAAGATTATGAAAAATGGTTATTTAGTTACTGATACGGAGCAAATACCTACCTCTATGAGTCTTTATAGACCGATAACTAAAAAAGGTGATCCTCGAATGTGGTTCAGGGGATTAGCTAGCTTTGCTCAGGCTGGTGAACGAGTCGCTATCGTAATTTTCTCTGGTCAGGCTTATTTATTTAATATATCGACCATGGACCTAGAGAGTGCATTTGAGATAAAAAATAAAATTGGCGAAGTACTTGCTGAAATTTTAGAAAAAAATAATCCCATAGCTCAAGAGCTATTAATAAGGTTACGAGATCTTGCTCAGCAACCTATACCTGCCATTATTCATGGTGATACGGCGGTTGGAATGGCAGTGGAGCACGCCTTAGGTATTCAAGCAAATTCAAATAAAGAGCCTGATTATTTTGGGATCGAGTTAAAGTCGTCAAGGGTGAAAAGGCGAGTTTCTCAAAGCACACGGGTTAATCTGTTCGCCCAGGTTGCTGATTGGAATCTAAGTCAGCTAAAAAGTAGTGCGGCTATCTTAGATGCTTACGGCTATGAGGTGGGTAATGAGCGAAAGCTTTATTGCACTGTTAGCGCCAAGAGTATAAATAGTCAGGGGTTGTGTTTTCTTGTGGAGCTAGAAGAAGACTTAGTAAAAGAGAGGCATATAAAAGATGAAGTGATTTCTGAGGTTGCTGTATGGCAGGGTGAAAAGCTTAGAGAGCGATTAAAAGAAAAACATACAGAGACTTTTTGGATTGAGGCTGAGTCCTCGGTGATAAATGGTATAGAGCATTTTCTTTTGAAGAGGGTGCGGCACACTAGAGGACCGTTGTTAACACAAATAGTGCCTTTGATAGCAGAGGGAGTGATTACTATGGACCATCTAATCAAACGAAATGCCAAAGGACGTGTTAGTGAAAAGGGCCCTCTGTTTAAGATATTTCCACAAGATTTGGGTAAGTTATTCCCTGAGGAAGTGGAGTATTTGCTTAATTAA
- a CDS encoding branched-chain amino acid ABC transporter permease, translating to MLKRLFSNDFPTHWLVVSLLIALFTTLAFAPFLFSGPKALAVAAKVLIFILLVASYDLLLGYTGIVSFAHTMFFGIGAYGVAIASAKFAPTWESILLGIGIALFTSFTLALIIGLASLRVRAIFYAMITLAIASAFQTFVSQMSSFTGGEDGLSFSVPYWLRPSFKLFDDPLFGLAISGRILTYYLLFICTITLFLWLLRIVNSPFGRVLQAIRENAFRAEAIGFQTVIYRSYSNVIAALFATLAGALYALWLRYNGPDTTLSFDIMLNILLMVVIGGMGTLYGAVIGASLFVFAQNYLQDGLSWAYAMSEPLGGFSQLVNPDRWLLWLGILFVLSVYYFPSGIVGHLQKKKNL from the coding sequence ATGTTAAAACGTCTTTTTTCCAATGATTTTCCAACACACTGGTTGGTCGTTAGCTTATTAATTGCTTTATTCACTACCCTTGCTTTCGCACCTTTTTTATTCAGTGGACCTAAAGCCCTAGCTGTTGCCGCAAAAGTATTAATTTTTATTTTGTTAGTCGCTAGCTACGATCTGCTGTTGGGCTATACCGGCATAGTCAGCTTTGCTCACACGATGTTTTTTGGCATAGGGGCCTATGGGGTAGCTATCGCCTCTGCTAAGTTTGCCCCGACTTGGGAAAGCATCCTACTCGGGATTGGAATAGCACTCTTCACGTCCTTCACCCTTGCTCTTATTATTGGTTTAGCTAGTCTGCGAGTACGTGCTATTTTTTATGCCATGATTACCTTAGCTATCGCTAGTGCTTTTCAGACGTTTGTCTCACAAATGTCGAGCTTCACGGGCGGCGAAGACGGGCTCAGTTTTTCTGTACCATACTGGCTACGCCCTAGCTTTAAGCTTTTTGACGATCCTCTATTCGGTTTAGCCATTAGTGGTCGTATCCTAACCTACTACTTGCTCTTCATCTGCACTATTACCTTATTTTTATGGTTATTACGTATCGTTAACTCACCCTTTGGTCGAGTCCTTCAAGCCATTAGAGAAAACGCATTTAGGGCGGAAGCAATTGGTTTTCAAACGGTGATTTATCGTAGTTACTCCAATGTCATCGCGGCATTATTTGCAACCCTAGCCGGTGCTTTGTATGCTCTTTGGTTGCGCTACAACGGACCAGATACCACCTTATCCTTTGATATTATGCTCAATATTTTATTAATGGTGGTTATCGGGGGAATGGGGACTCTATACGGAGCAGTAATAGGGGCTAGTCTATTTGTATTTGCCCAAAACTACTTACAAGATGGCCTTAGTTGGGCCTATGCGATGAGCGAACCTTTAGGTGGATTTAGCCAACTTGTTAACCCTGACCGTTGGCTGTTATGGCTAGGAATTCTATTTGTCTTATCCGTGTACTATTTTCCTTCAGGCATAGTTGGGCACCTGCAAAAGAAAAAAAACCTGTAA
- a CDS encoding Wadjet anti-phage system protein JetD domain-containing protein, translated as MSEPNSKPAWGLLQQDIVELLRAKYWNNTKNLKSLLTGNTAFPLQISLKPPKGNAALNHLSHFQEFVDSWRSFCEQAEDKSLHVKVNWDTVRFRMLSEQRVPTTMTISDITALAQMLGSKQERQLTDWQYRIAFIFDSLAIELLKRTVHPIKSNYEHELFIELIVNLEALSAFSDSDLKLLVKLIPQLYKGMGRGCYLRALPVIVVDTKFIEKNLRFIESVTSAIIDRSAKEVGLLSWLDCRDKPKDWLLVKPLCKNAEDALGGLPLLRMSSETLLSFELPAKNILVIENDQSCLSLDTIPDTIAVSGGGKNVSWMKANWLASKRVAYWGDIDSEGLAILSDVRSKLSTVIPLMMDSDTVEAYLDRMVDEPESVAKEPVALTDRELILFRMLRNGDFGCTRLEQERLPIDFVYEKLRLWAE; from the coding sequence ATGTCTGAGCCAAATAGCAAGCCAGCATGGGGGCTTCTCCAGCAGGATATCGTTGAGCTTTTGCGCGCCAAGTATTGGAATAATACGAAGAATTTGAAGAGCTTGCTTACTGGTAACACAGCGTTTCCTCTACAGATATCTCTGAAGCCGCCTAAAGGTAATGCAGCCTTGAATCATCTTAGCCATTTTCAAGAGTTTGTGGATTCTTGGCGGTCTTTCTGTGAGCAGGCTGAAGATAAGTCCTTACACGTCAAAGTCAATTGGGATACCGTGAGATTTAGGATGCTTTCTGAGCAGAGAGTGCCAACCACTATGACAATATCAGACATCACAGCGCTTGCTCAAATGCTTGGTAGTAAGCAAGAACGGCAGCTTACAGACTGGCAGTACAGAATTGCATTTATCTTTGATTCACTCGCGATAGAACTTCTTAAACGAACTGTCCACCCAATCAAGTCAAATTATGAGCATGAGTTATTCATCGAACTTATTGTGAATCTGGAAGCGTTATCTGCTTTTAGTGATTCAGACTTGAAATTGCTGGTTAAGCTCATTCCACAGCTTTACAAGGGCATGGGGCGCGGATGTTATTTAAGGGCACTTCCTGTCATAGTTGTCGATACAAAATTCATAGAGAAAAATCTGAGGTTTATCGAGTCAGTTACCTCAGCCATCATTGATCGTTCTGCAAAGGAAGTGGGGCTTTTGAGCTGGTTGGATTGCAGAGATAAGCCAAAAGATTGGTTATTAGTAAAGCCATTGTGTAAAAACGCTGAAGATGCTCTCGGAGGGCTGCCATTGTTACGCATGTCCTCTGAGACATTATTGAGCTTTGAATTGCCTGCTAAAAATATTCTTGTGATTGAAAATGACCAGTCGTGCCTATCTCTAGATACTATTCCTGACACGATCGCTGTGTCGGGAGGAGGAAAGAACGTTTCATGGATGAAGGCAAATTGGCTGGCCAGCAAGCGAGTTGCCTATTGGGGGGACATTGATTCTGAAGGACTTGCCATACTTAGCGATGTTCGCAGTAAGTTGAGTACGGTTATCCCCCTGATGATGGATTCGGATACCGTTGAGGCCTACCTAGATAGAATGGTTGATGAGCCTGAGTCAGTAGCTAAAGAGCCTGTTGCATTGACTGACCGTGAGCTGATTCTTTTTAGAATGTTACGAAATGGTGATTTCGGCTGTACGCGTTTAGAACAAGAACGTTTACCTATCGATTTTGTCTATGAGAAGCTTCGGTTGTGGGCCGAGTAA